From Candidatus Methylacidithermus pantelleriae, the proteins below share one genomic window:
- the bioA gene encoding adenosylmethionine--8-amino-7-oxononanoate transaminase — MSWVRKDRTFVWHPFTLYEEWFDPEDPFPVIVGSEGSYLYDEEGRAYLDGNSSIWTNLYGHRNPALIEAVCAQWRTLDHVSFLGLTHPSAILLAERLSQLFAQDSPVEFRAFFSDDGSTAVEAAIKIVWQYHRIREGRERDYFICLKGGYHGDTVGAMSVGNSPVFHAPFGKLLFSSRPVTSPSCYRCPYNRARPEKRDARLYRKCQWECVRDLERTLSKDPSRCTGVIVEPKVQAAAGMRMHPAGYLRAAAALCASLEVPLILDEVFTGFGRTGRMFAAHHEGVIADVVALGKGLTGGLLPLGATLVRQEIFASFRGGPSRAFLHGHSFTAYPAGCASALASLSLLEDVYWKKRIAEVSAAVARLSRRFWEHPNVGDVRQEGTVLAVELVEDFATAKPWPSELRLGAKICQRARRYGLLTRGIGNVLILVPPYCATDKEIEQMVDALFLALCDFLPLRKV, encoded by the coding sequence GTGAGTTGGGTAAGGAAAGATCGCACCTTCGTCTGGCATCCGTTTACGCTCTACGAGGAGTGGTTTGATCCAGAAGATCCCTTTCCTGTCATTGTGGGAAGTGAGGGGAGCTATCTCTACGACGAGGAAGGGCGTGCCTATCTCGACGGCAATAGTTCCATTTGGACCAATCTTTACGGTCATCGGAACCCCGCGTTAATCGAAGCGGTTTGTGCGCAATGGAGGACGCTGGATCACGTTTCCTTTTTAGGGCTCACCCATCCCTCTGCGATCCTTCTTGCAGAGAGGTTGTCCCAACTCTTTGCCCAGGATTCTCCCGTGGAGTTCCGAGCCTTTTTTTCCGACGACGGATCTACGGCGGTGGAGGCGGCTATCAAGATTGTTTGGCAGTATCACCGCATTCGAGAAGGCCGGGAGCGGGACTACTTCATCTGCCTCAAAGGAGGCTACCATGGAGACACGGTTGGCGCGATGAGCGTCGGCAATAGCCCAGTTTTTCATGCGCCGTTTGGTAAGCTTCTTTTCTCTTCCCGCCCGGTGACTTCCCCGTCTTGCTATCGCTGTCCTTATAACCGGGCTCGGCCGGAAAAACGTGATGCGCGGTTATACCGGAAGTGCCAATGGGAATGTGTAAGGGACTTAGAACGCACGCTGTCCAAGGATCCTTCCCGATGTACAGGGGTGATCGTGGAGCCCAAGGTCCAAGCAGCGGCAGGCATGCGCATGCATCCGGCTGGGTATCTCCGGGCGGCCGCTGCATTGTGCGCAAGTCTCGAAGTTCCCCTCATCCTCGACGAGGTTTTTACGGGTTTTGGTCGAACAGGTAGGATGTTTGCAGCGCATCATGAGGGAGTGATAGCGGATGTGGTGGCCTTGGGAAAAGGTCTTACCGGGGGGCTTCTACCGCTGGGAGCAACGCTGGTTCGTCAGGAAATCTTTGCATCCTTCCGAGGCGGCCCATCTCGTGCCTTTCTCCATGGGCACAGTTTTACAGCCTATCCGGCGGGTTGTGCGAGTGCCTTGGCTAGCCTTTCCCTTTTAGAGGATGTTTACTGGAAAAAGCGAATCGCAGAAGTTTCGGCAGCGGTTGCCCGCTTGAGCCGAAGATTTTGGGAGCACCCTAACGTGGGAGATGTCCGGCAGGAGGGAACGGTCCTCGCAGTAGAACTGGTTGAAGATTTTGCCACGGCGAAGCCGTGGCCATCTGAGCTAAGACTGGGCGCAAAAATTTGTCAAAGGGCCCGTCGCTATGGACTATTGACGCGGGGGATTGGGAATGTCCTCATTTTGGTGCCACCCTATTGCGCTACGGACAAGGAAATAGAACAGATGGTAGATGCTCTTTTCTTGGCTCTCTGTGATTTCCTTCCATTGCGTAAGGTGTAG
- a CDS encoding aminotransferase class I/II-fold pyridoxal phosphate-dependent enzyme: MGSGETSFREKLASFRQRGLERFRITFEGRTPRHLSQEGRLYVSFASNDYLGLSCHPRVREKSCEAVEKFGAGAGASPLVCGQLGLHTQLEEEIARWKGTEAACLFSSGYAAALGTIRALVGPGDLVVLDEFSHASLWDGARLSRALVRVFSHSDLDALQRVLTRYSKKNRRILVVAESVYSMDGDVAPLQDLVELKDRYGAWLLLDEAHATGIYGKAGAGLGSELGVASRIEFHLGTLGKVLGSMGAYVAASREVIQWLLHSARSLMYSTALSPAMVAAALEALKILHSEEGARRRNQLWDNIRFINPDGSSAILPIVVGAESKAMEMASRLQEEGFYVPAIRYPTVPRGKARLRISVTSEHKPADMAGLLAILRHMGICP, encoded by the coding sequence ATGGGTAGTGGGGAAACCAGCTTCCGGGAAAAACTGGCCAGCTTTCGCCAGAGAGGGCTGGAACGGTTTCGGATCACCTTTGAAGGGCGAACCCCCAGACATCTTTCGCAAGAGGGGCGGCTCTATGTAAGCTTTGCCTCAAACGATTATCTTGGGCTCTCCTGCCATCCGAGAGTACGGGAAAAAAGCTGCGAAGCGGTTGAGAAGTTTGGTGCCGGTGCGGGCGCTTCCCCTCTCGTTTGTGGCCAGTTGGGCCTACACACCCAGCTAGAAGAAGAGATCGCCCGTTGGAAGGGAACGGAAGCGGCCTGTCTTTTTTCCAGCGGGTATGCAGCAGCTTTAGGTACGATCCGGGCTTTGGTGGGCCCCGGGGATCTTGTGGTTCTGGATGAGTTTTCCCACGCTTCCCTTTGGGACGGAGCGCGGCTCTCTCGGGCTTTGGTCCGGGTGTTTTCTCACAGCGATTTGGACGCTCTTCAACGGGTGTTGACCCGCTACTCAAAAAAAAACCGCAGGATTCTCGTTGTCGCTGAATCCGTCTATTCGATGGACGGAGATGTCGCTCCTTTGCAGGACCTTGTTGAACTTAAGGACCGGTACGGCGCCTGGCTTTTACTCGATGAGGCCCATGCTACAGGGATTTACGGAAAAGCGGGAGCCGGCTTGGGTTCGGAGCTAGGGGTCGCTTCGAGAATCGAGTTTCACTTGGGGACCCTAGGGAAAGTGCTGGGGAGCATGGGGGCCTATGTGGCTGCCTCTCGGGAAGTCATCCAGTGGCTTTTGCATTCAGCTCGGTCGCTAATGTATTCTACCGCCTTGTCTCCGGCCATGGTCGCTGCTGCCTTGGAGGCGCTCAAGATTCTTCACTCGGAAGAGGGAGCTAGGAGAAGGAATCAACTGTGGGATAACATCCGGTTCATCAATCCGGATGGTTCTTCCGCCATTCTTCCCATTGTTGTGGGAGCCGAGAGCAAAGCCATGGAGATGGCTTCTCGATTGCAGGAAGAAGGGTTCTATGTCCCAGCGATCCGGTATCCGACCGTTCCCAGAGGGAAGGCGCGGTTGCGCATAAGTGTCACAAGCGAGCACAAGCCTGCCGACATGGCCGGGCTTTTGGCGATTCTCCGACACATGGGGATTTGTCCGTGA
- a CDS encoding amidohydrolase family protein: MRDPKTQECTIRASVVLIGVQRLYQPGFVFVRGDRIVEVGPLGRRRRKRRGKLWELDGAIVTPGFINAHCHLDYTGLQGRLPRQSFSDWIRRIVEEKSKLTREGLVSAIRRGYELLLASGTTTVANIEAFPEILLEEKPLLRTIHFLELLDIRVSPWSEERLAGFWKSLLCQHSPMQRVGLAPHAPYTVSEHLYRLVARCADQLNLLWTTHVAESQEEYEMFRQAKGPLYELMRGLGRDCRDCGKTSPLGVLAKQGILSPRAILVHANYLQKEDQDTVVQSGATLVHCPKSHAFFGHDAFPLTEWTSLGVPVLLGTDSLASNDTLDLREEIRLARRIHPGIAPAQWWWMVTGKAGKILQKKPSLGTIETGAVADLVAFPWEPGEDPWECVIEGKTPPRLVMVGGNVLVAPDS; the protein is encoded by the coding sequence TTGAGGGACCCAAAAACGCAAGAGTGCACCATCCGGGCCTCTGTCGTCTTAATCGGAGTACAGCGGTTGTACCAACCGGGCTTTGTCTTTGTCCGTGGAGACCGGATCGTAGAGGTAGGTCCCTTGGGCCGGCGACGACGAAAAAGGAGAGGCAAGCTGTGGGAGCTCGACGGGGCGATTGTGACCCCGGGCTTCATTAACGCTCATTGCCACCTGGATTATACCGGGTTACAGGGAAGGTTACCTCGCCAAAGCTTTTCGGATTGGATCCGGCGCATCGTGGAAGAAAAATCGAAGCTTACTCGAGAAGGGCTGGTATCGGCCATCCGTCGGGGCTATGAGCTTTTGCTTGCTTCTGGAACAACGACGGTTGCCAACATTGAGGCGTTCCCAGAGATTTTACTTGAGGAAAAGCCTCTCCTACGCACGATCCACTTTTTAGAGCTTCTCGATATCCGAGTTTCTCCGTGGAGCGAGGAACGGTTGGCAGGCTTCTGGAAAAGTCTCTTGTGCCAGCACTCCCCCATGCAGAGGGTAGGCTTGGCGCCCCATGCTCCGTATACGGTTTCGGAACATTTGTATCGCTTGGTGGCACGATGTGCCGATCAATTGAATCTCCTGTGGACCACTCATGTAGCCGAATCGCAGGAGGAGTATGAGATGTTTCGCCAAGCCAAAGGGCCGCTTTATGAGTTGATGAGGGGACTGGGAAGAGACTGCAGGGATTGTGGCAAGACTTCTCCCTTAGGCGTTTTGGCGAAGCAGGGAATTCTTAGCCCTCGAGCGATTCTGGTTCACGCGAATTACCTGCAGAAAGAGGATCAAGATACCGTAGTTCAAAGTGGCGCTACCTTGGTTCACTGTCCTAAAAGCCACGCCTTTTTCGGTCATGACGCGTTTCCATTAACGGAATGGACAAGCTTGGGGGTTCCAGTACTTCTCGGAACCGACAGCCTGGCCAGTAATGACACTCTGGACCTAAGGGAAGAGATTCGCCTGGCTCGCAGGATCCATCCGGGTATAGCGCCAGCTCAATGGTGGTGGATGGTGACGGGAAAGGCAGGAAAAATTTTGCAGAAAAAGCCAAGCCTGGGGACAATCGAGACGGGAGCGGTAGCGGATCTTGTGGCTTTTCCTTGGGAACCGGGCGAGGATCCGTGGGAATGTGTCATTGAGGGGAAAACCCCACCCCGATTGGTTATGGTCGGGGGAAACGTATTAGTGGCTCCCGACTCGTAA
- a CDS encoding phosphatase PAP2 family protein yields the protein MQTLWQWDLWLLRTINVTLAHPKLDPWMVTLSDFHFFLWGLIVVGLVLVSLGRFRERAFVAVALSVFLIGDLGISGPLKSFFARPRPYQALAGVRVVDKLGVRWSQSSQKGPFRSFPSGHACNTAALATVTSAFYFPWGRLLWIWAFLVGYSRVYGGHHYPTDVIGSWLLGWAYARLLLWIFRHLWVVLGRSLFPTILIDHPDLVAKTRGNNS from the coding sequence GTGCAAACCCTTTGGCAGTGGGATCTCTGGCTTCTTCGAACGATTAATGTGACCTTGGCTCATCCAAAGCTTGATCCGTGGATGGTCACCCTTTCGGATTTCCACTTTTTCCTTTGGGGTCTAATCGTTGTGGGACTGGTGCTTGTCAGCTTGGGGCGATTTCGTGAGCGAGCTTTTGTCGCTGTCGCGCTTTCCGTTTTTCTCATTGGAGACCTGGGTATCAGTGGTCCCCTCAAAAGCTTCTTTGCGCGTCCTCGGCCTTACCAAGCCCTGGCAGGCGTTCGGGTAGTGGACAAGCTAGGCGTGCGATGGTCCCAATCCTCCCAGAAAGGCCCTTTTCGGTCGTTTCCTTCCGGACATGCTTGTAACACCGCCGCCCTAGCAACCGTAACCAGTGCCTTTTACTTTCCTTGGGGACGGCTCCTATGGATTTGGGCGTTTCTAGTGGGTTATTCCCGGGTCTACGGTGGCCACCATTATCCGACCGATGTGATCGGATCCTGGCTGCTTGGATGGGCATACGCGCGCTTGCTTCTCTGGATCTTTCGCCACCTGTGGGTCGTTCTTGGGCGCAGTCTTTTTCCCACAATCTTGATCGATCATCCCGATCTGGTAGCCAAAACGCGCGGCAACAACTCCTGA
- a CDS encoding heavy metal translocating P-type ATPase produces MGYRTTLRVQGMSCANCARHVREALERVDGVARVSVELETACATVEGKGDAPPLPELLQAVQEAGYEATPLSEGRKDLIGWKQRIIIGGFFTSLLFLWEWFGPMEEGWPGWVQLAMALPVQFVTGAPFYQGAWRQARQGRLNMDTLVALGSSAAFFLSFYGLLRPSAVHHLYFDEAAAIITLVGIGHWLEHRATERATGALRGLLSLAPDRAMVLLPDGKEELRELWRVRPGDRVVLRPGDRVPVDGTIVEGTTTLDESMLSGEAQPVSKGPGEPVFAGTTNLDGRVLVEVKAAGSDTVLAHIARVVERAQSSRASVQRFVDKVSNIFVVVVVLLAGATALFWGQIHPIGWESAWIRAVSVLIVACPCAMGLATPAAIMVAANVAAHRGILIRDALALEKCGNIDTVIFDKTGTLSRAGLFVEELVVSSAEEKEAGSLFRSLAWSSHHPVSQAITRHFSQFPFVEISHWREERGSGVEGIWNGKRVRLGNFHWLSSCGVSLPEGSRENGSRIGLAVEGTLIAWVRIGSEPKEEAARVITELRKQGFRVGLLSGDSREATLAFARKVGLHPDEVIAEVRPHEKAQAIARWQEQGRRVAFVGDGINDAPALAQADLGIAVLGATDLAKESSDVVLLRAEIENIPFVLQLALATLRTIRQNLFWAFFYNASAIPLAVVGWVSPVVCAAAMGLSDLFVLGNALRLYRLGRSS; encoded by the coding sequence ATGGGATATCGCACCACTTTGCGCGTGCAAGGCATGAGTTGTGCGAACTGTGCTCGGCATGTCCGTGAGGCTTTAGAACGGGTCGATGGGGTCGCGCGGGTTTCGGTGGAATTGGAAACAGCCTGCGCCACAGTAGAGGGCAAGGGAGACGCTCCCCCGTTGCCAGAGCTTCTTCAAGCCGTGCAGGAAGCTGGGTACGAGGCGACCCCTCTTTCGGAGGGTCGTAAGGATCTCATTGGTTGGAAGCAAAGAATTATCATTGGAGGATTTTTTACTTCTCTTCTCTTTTTGTGGGAGTGGTTTGGCCCGATGGAAGAGGGATGGCCAGGATGGGTTCAGCTAGCGATGGCCTTGCCGGTGCAGTTTGTCACCGGTGCCCCTTTTTATCAAGGAGCTTGGCGGCAAGCCCGGCAGGGCCGGTTGAACATGGACACTCTGGTGGCTCTTGGAAGTAGCGCGGCCTTTTTCCTTAGTTTTTATGGGCTCTTACGACCTTCGGCAGTTCATCACCTGTATTTTGATGAAGCTGCAGCCATTATCACGCTTGTCGGAATTGGACACTGGCTTGAGCACCGGGCCACCGAAAGGGCGACCGGAGCCTTGCGGGGACTGCTGTCGCTGGCTCCCGATCGGGCGATGGTGCTCTTGCCCGATGGGAAGGAAGAGCTCCGCGAGTTATGGAGGGTCCGCCCGGGCGACCGTGTGGTCTTGCGACCGGGGGATCGTGTTCCGGTGGATGGGACCATTGTAGAAGGGACGACCACGCTTGATGAAAGCATGCTCAGTGGCGAAGCCCAACCCGTTTCTAAGGGTCCTGGAGAACCGGTTTTCGCTGGCACGACCAATTTGGATGGTCGCGTGCTTGTCGAGGTGAAGGCAGCCGGATCGGACACGGTTCTCGCCCACATTGCCCGCGTGGTTGAGCGGGCACAGAGTAGTCGTGCTTCCGTTCAGCGATTCGTGGACAAGGTCAGTAACATTTTTGTGGTCGTGGTAGTGTTACTTGCGGGGGCAACCGCGCTTTTCTGGGGTCAGATTCATCCGATTGGGTGGGAGAGTGCTTGGATCCGGGCAGTTTCGGTTTTGATTGTTGCTTGTCCCTGTGCCATGGGGTTGGCTACCCCGGCCGCAATCATGGTGGCGGCGAACGTGGCGGCTCACCGCGGGATTCTTATTCGTGACGCGCTTGCTTTGGAAAAGTGTGGAAACATTGACACGGTTATTTTCGATAAAACGGGAACGCTTTCCCGTGCCGGCCTCTTTGTGGAAGAGCTGGTGGTGAGCAGTGCCGAGGAGAAAGAGGCCGGTTCCCTTTTCCGCTCGCTTGCGTGGTCGAGCCACCATCCGGTGAGCCAGGCCATTACTCGCCATTTTAGCCAGTTTCCCTTCGTCGAAATTTCCCATTGGAGGGAAGAACGCGGCTCAGGGGTCGAGGGAATCTGGAATGGCAAGCGCGTGCGATTGGGCAATTTTCATTGGCTTTCATCGTGCGGAGTTAGCCTTCCAGAAGGGAGCCGGGAGAATGGATCGAGGATCGGGCTTGCGGTGGAGGGTACACTTATCGCTTGGGTTCGAATAGGTTCCGAGCCCAAGGAGGAGGCTGCCCGCGTAATCACCGAGCTTCGAAAACAAGGCTTCCGAGTAGGCCTTCTGTCGGGTGATTCCCGGGAAGCCACCTTGGCTTTTGCTCGGAAGGTCGGTTTACATCCGGATGAGGTGATAGCAGAAGTCCGGCCTCACGAAAAGGCGCAAGCGATTGCCCGATGGCAAGAGCAGGGGAGACGGGTTGCTTTTGTGGGGGATGGGATTAATGACGCACCGGCCTTAGCGCAAGCCGATTTAGGGATCGCTGTACTGGGAGCGACGGATCTTGCGAAAGAATCATCGGATGTGGTGCTCCTTCGAGCAGAGATTGAAAACATCCCCTTTGTGCTGCAGCTTGCTTTGGCCACCTTGCGCACGATTCGACAAAACCTTTTCTGGGCTTTTTTCTATAACGCTTCAGCGATTCCCCTCGCAGTTGTCGGATGGGTTTCCCCCGTGGTTTGTGCTGCGGCCATGGGGCTTTCGGACCTCTTTGTGCTGGGAAACGCCCTGCGGCTATACCGCCTGGGTCGATCCTCTTAA
- a CDS encoding aspartate-semialdehyde dehydrogenase, producing MPEISRQRCGPAGIGELALKLSLSGVAKGVPLKLVQSFRVAIVGATGAVGREMIRLLELRHFPLKELRLFASENSRGRRISVGSQELEVRTVSPGAFEGIDFALFSAGRERSLLYVPEAIRSGAVVIDNSSAYRYDPSVPLVVPEVNPGDLAHHPAIVANPNCTTALLSVVLWPLHLQARIRRVIVATYQAASGAGARGLEELHRQVRAYVRGLPVVRQVFRHPIAFNVFSHDSPIGPDGFNEEENKVARELRKIFHEPDLGVCATCVRVPVFRAHCEAVVVETEEKLSAEEARKLLSQAPGVRVVDDRESNTFPMPVDAAGRLEVLVGRIREDPSHPHGLAFFLAGDQLLKGAAWNAIQILEHLSGARCEG from the coding sequence ATGCCGGAGATTTCCAGGCAAAGGTGCGGTCCTGCCGGTATTGGGGAATTGGCTTTGAAACTTTCATTGAGTGGCGTCGCAAAAGGCGTACCATTGAAGCTTGTGCAATCCTTTCGTGTCGCCATTGTCGGAGCCACAGGGGCAGTAGGCCGGGAAATGATCCGGTTGCTTGAGCTGCGACATTTTCCCCTTAAGGAATTACGGCTATTTGCTTCGGAAAACTCTCGAGGGCGACGAATTTCCGTTGGCTCTCAGGAGTTGGAGGTTCGGACAGTCTCACCGGGAGCCTTCGAGGGGATTGACTTTGCTCTTTTTAGCGCAGGGAGAGAACGATCGCTTTTATATGTTCCCGAGGCGATTCGCAGCGGGGCAGTGGTCATTGATAACTCAAGTGCGTACCGGTATGACCCTAGTGTGCCCCTTGTAGTACCAGAGGTCAATCCGGGGGATTTGGCGCATCATCCAGCAATTGTGGCAAACCCTAACTGCACTACGGCGCTACTCTCCGTTGTGCTTTGGCCGTTGCACTTGCAGGCCCGGATTCGCCGTGTGATTGTAGCGACCTATCAAGCGGCAAGCGGAGCTGGAGCTCGAGGGCTTGAGGAGCTTCACCGGCAAGTCCGTGCCTATGTGCGAGGTTTGCCAGTAGTCAGGCAGGTATTTCGTCATCCGATCGCGTTTAATGTTTTTAGCCACGATTCCCCGATCGGTCCTGACGGTTTCAACGAAGAGGAGAACAAGGTAGCGAGGGAACTGCGAAAGATTTTTCACGAGCCAGATCTAGGGGTGTGTGCTACCTGTGTACGGGTGCCGGTTTTCCGGGCTCATTGTGAGGCCGTTGTGGTGGAGACAGAAGAGAAGCTCTCCGCGGAAGAGGCACGGAAGTTGCTGTCCCAGGCTCCGGGCGTTCGCGTGGTGGATGATCGGGAGTCAAATACCTTTCCTATGCCGGTGGATGCTGCCGGGAGGTTAGAGGTTCTGGTAGGTCGAATCCGGGAAGATCCTTCCCATCCCCATGGGCTTGCCTTTTTCCTTGCCGGTGATCAGCTCCTAAAAGGAGCTGCGTGGAACGCGATCCAGATCTTGGAACATCTCTCCGGGGCTCGTTGCGAGGGATAG
- a CDS encoding chaperone modulator CbpM yields MIASPFPPSDPAPDPAPPPSLYTVKSVAQALGIHPKRVWFYYRAGLVSHVRTTETGEPLFDDEALYWLSQIHSLQKSYRVKREVLQLILHLLHEIERLKRLLNHRPIE; encoded by the coding sequence ATGATTGCTTCTCCCTTCCCACCTTCTGACCCAGCACCGGATCCCGCGCCACCACCCTCGCTCTACACCGTTAAATCCGTTGCCCAGGCGCTCGGAATCCATCCGAAACGTGTCTGGTTTTACTATCGGGCAGGCCTGGTGAGCCACGTGCGTACAACCGAGACGGGCGAACCCCTCTTTGATGACGAGGCCCTCTACTGGTTGAGCCAAATCCATTCCCTACAAAAAAGTTACCGCGTGAAAAGAGAGGTCCTCCAACTCATTCTCCATCTCCTTCATGAAATCGAGCGCTTAAAGCGGCTGCTTAACCATCGACCTATCGAGTAG